One Salvia splendens isolate huo1 chromosome 12, SspV2, whole genome shotgun sequence genomic window carries:
- the LOC121759393 gene encoding uncharacterized protein LOC121759393 isoform X1 produces MSSATFLCNQHVLCGVQYRRGFYFALNRQPLIEKRKLLGADARFHRSRYVVCSITLLLELQSDSGDIRPTFVDEESSKPSENIEFQQTDGDELLAAQIALADARAREQAFEKERGILLEKLGQAEAKQHEYATAIMHEKEMVVAELEAAKDLFHKKLQESVDEKFDLKSKLILAKQDAVELAVQVEKLAEIAFQQAMSHILEDTQLRVSAAETSAADATYQIEEQIRSATEGTLLSIVDQGKSAIAKALAVAKVADDRAKRYVAAPMDDSKLIDEIASIKFQNVKLQQEMYDLQSQLLVYENDFNKVRLELDHSRQQATAYELQARDAEKNLVEFQESNRKSALKQQGELKLLFNKIKEDAVERGNATSNAFKAELETLKSAVQAAKETARSKDEASLRRSEALQRSLRASEAASIMWRRRAELAETLLLKQVPLGERNEDSTYVVNGGRVDLLMDDNSRKLKLLTDGPRREIPEWMLRRIQSICPRFPPRKTSLSEAKISNFKTLELPKPDEVWSIALEKPKEGDTLVEHVMEKEVIEKKRKALERALQRKTIQWQRTAEETKLEPGTGTGREIVFQGFNWESWRRQWYLDLAPKAADLSRSGITAVWFPPPTESVAPQGYMPSDLYNLNSAYGSEEELKHCIEEMRNHDLLTLGDVVLNHRCAQKQSPNGVWNIFGGKLSWGPEAIVCDDPNFQGRGNPSSGDIFHAAPNVDHSQDFVRRDIKEWLNWLRNDIGFDGWRLDFARGFSGAYVKEYIEASNPAFAIGEYWDSLAYEGGNLCYNQDAHRQRIVNWINATGGTSSAFDVTTKGILHSALHNQYWRLIDPQGKPTGVMGWWPSRAVTFLENHDTGSTQGHWPFPRDKLMQGYAYILTHPGTPVIFYDHFYDFGIRDVITELIEARRRGGIHCRSPLKILHANDDGYVAKVGETLVMKLGHFDWNPSKEVHLDGSWQKFVDKGSDYQLWLRQ; encoded by the exons ATGAGCTCAGCTACTTTCTTATGCAACCAGCATGTTTTGTGCGGCGTGCAATATCGACGCGGTTTCTATTTTGCGCTCAATCGGCAGCCACTTATTGAAAAGAG AAAACTATTAGGTGCGGATGCTCGGTTCCACAGATCAAGATATGTTGTTTGTTCCATTACG TTACTATTGGAATTGCAGAGTGATTCTGGAGACATTCGACCAACGTTTGTTGATGAGGAGAGTAGTAAACCATCGGAGAATATTGAGTTCCAGCAGACTGATGGAGATGAACTTTTAGCAGCTCAGATTGCACTAGCTGATGCCCGAGCCCGCGAACAAGCATTTGAAAAGGAGAGGGGTATATTGCTTGAGAAATTGGGTCAAGCGGAAGCCAAACAACATGAGTATGCAACTGCTATAATGCATGAAAAGGAGATGGTCGTAGCAGAACTCGAGGCTGCAAAAGACCTTTTTCATAAGAAGCTGCAGGAGTCTGTAGATGAGAAATTCGACTTAAAGTCCAAGCTTATCCTTGCAAAACAAGATGCTGTTGAACTTGCAGTTCAAGTCGAGAAGTTAGCTGAGATTGCTTTCCAGCAGGCCATGTCTCACATTTTAGAAGACACCCAACTGAGAGTTTCTGCTGCTGAAACTTCTGCAGCAGATGCTACTTACCAGATTGAGGAACAAATTCGAAGTGCGACTGAGGGCACCTTACTTTCCATAGTTGATCAGGGAAAATCTGCCATAGCTAAGGCTTTAGCTGTTGCCAAAGTAGCTGATGATCGTGCAAAACGTTATGTGGCGGCTCCTATGGATGATTCGAAATTAATTGATGAAATTGCATCAATCAAGTTTCAGAATGTTAAGTTACAACAAGAAATGTATGATTTACAATCTCAACTACTGGTTTACGAAAATGACTTCAACAAGGTGAGGTTAGAATTAGATCACAGCCGCCAGCAAGCGACTGCTTATGAACTCCAAGCACGTGATGCTGAGAAAAATCTGGTTGAGTTTCAGGAGTCGAACAGGAAATCAGCTCTTAAGCAGCAGGGGGAACTCAAATTgttgtttaataaaataaaagaggatGCTGTGGAAAGAGGGAACGCAACATCAAATGCTTTCAAGGCAGAGTTGGAAACTCTCAAGTCTGCTGTTCAAGCAGCAAAAGAAACAGCCCGGTCCAAAGATGAGGCTTCTTTACGAAGATCTGAAGCATTGCAAAGATCTCTGAGAGCATCTGAAGCTGCCTCTATAATGTGGAGGCGAAGAGCAGAATTAGCAGAAACGTTGTTGTTGAAGCAAGTTCCACTTGGAGAAAGGAATGAGGATTCAACTTATGTGGTTAATGGTGGGCGAGTAGACCTTCTAATGGAtgataattcaagaaaactgaaactactGACTGATGGTCCTCGCAGAGAGATACCTGAGTGGATGTTAAGAAGGATTCAATCCATCTGTCCTAGGTTTCCCCCTAGGAAAACCAGTTTATCCGAAGCCAAAATATCAAACTTCAAAACTTTGGAGTTGCCTAAACCTGACGAAGTATGGTCCATCGCACTAGAAAAGCCAAAGGAAGGAGATACTCTGGTTGAGCATGTGATGGAAAAAGAAGTTATTGAAAAGAAACGGAAAGCTTTGGAACGTGCTCTTCAAAGAAAAACTATTCAGTGGCAGAGAACTGCTGAAGAGACAAAACTAG AGCCAGGAACTGGTACCGGACGTGAGATAGTG TTTCAAGGTTTCAACTGGGAGAGCTGGAGAAGACAGTGGTACCTCGACCTGGCTCCTAAGGCTGCTGATTTGTCACGCTCTGGCATAACTGCAGTATGGTTCCCACCACCCACAGAATCTGTTGCACCACAAG GTTATATGCCATCTGACCTGTACAACCTCAATTCAGCTTATGGTTCTGAAGAAGAATTAAAGCATTGTATAGAGGAAATGCGTAATCATGATCTCCTG ACCCTGGGAGATGTTGTACTGAATCACCGATGTGCTCAGAAGCAG AGTCCTAATGGAGTGTGGAATATATTTGGAGGCAAGCTTTCCTGGGGGCCTGAAGCAATTGTATGTGATGACCCAAATTTCCAAGGACGTGGCAATCCCTCTAGTG GTGATATTTTTCATGCGGCACCAAATGTTGATCACTCACAGGATTTTGTACGAAGAGACATAAAAGAGTGGCTAAACTGGCTCAGAAATGATATTGGGTTTGACGGATGGCGGCTGGATTTTGCTAG GGGCTTCTCTGGTGCTTATGTAAAAGAATATATCGAAGCTTCAAATCCTGCATTTGCCATTGGAGAATACTGGGATAGCCTTGCTTATGAAGGTGGTAATTTATGTTATAATCAAG ATGCTCATCGACAACGCATTGTTAACTGGATCAATGCTACTGGGGGTACCTCTTCAGCATTTGATGTCACAACAAAG GGTATCCTTCATTCCGCCTTGCATAACCAGTATTGGCGATTAATTGATCCTCAAGGGAAACCTACAGGAGTAATGGGATGGTGGCCTTCTCGTGCTGTCACATTCTTGGAGAATCATGATACTGGATCGACACAG GGTCATTGGCCATTTCCAAGGGATAAGCTTATGCAAGGATATGCATACATCTTAACGCATCCTGGGACT CCTGTCATATTCTACGACCACTTCTACGATTTTGGAATCCGGGACGTAATAACTGAACTGATTGAAGCTCGGAGGCGGGGTGGAATCCACTGCCGCAGCCCATTGAAAATACTCCATGCAAACGACGATGGGTACGTTGCTAAAGTTGGAGAAACACTGGTGATGAAGCTTGGACATTTTGATTGGAACCCttccaaggaagttcacttggATGGGAGCTGGCAGAAGTTTGTGGACAAAGGGTCAGACTATCAACTGTGGTTGAGGCAATAA
- the LOC121759393 gene encoding alpha-amylase 3, chloroplastic-like isoform X3 codes for MSSATFLCNQHVLCGVQYRRGFYFALNRQPLIEKRKLLGADARFHRSRYVVCSITLLLELQSDSGDIRPTFVDEESSKPSENIEFQQTDGDELLAAQIALADARAREQAFEKERGILLEKLGQAEAKQHEYATAIMHEKEMVVAELEAAKDLFHKKLQESVDEKFDLKSKLILAKQDAVELAVQVEKLAEIAFQQAMSHILEDTQLRVSAAETSAADATYQIEEQIRSATEGTLLSIVDQGKSAIAKALAVAKVADDRAKRYVAAPMDDSKLIDEIASIKFQNVKLQQEMYDLQSQLLVYENDFNKESNRKSALKQQGELKLLFNKIKEDAVERGNATSNAFKAELETLKSAVQAAKETARSKDEASLRRSEALQRSLRASEAASIMWRRRAELAETLLLKQVPLGERNEDSTYVVNGGRVDLLMDDNSRKLKLLTDGPRREIPEWMLRRIQSICPRFPPRKTSLSEAKISNFKTLELPKPDEVWSIALEKPKEGDTLVEHVMEKEVIEKKRKALERALQRKTIQWQRTAEETKLEPGTGTGREIVFQGFNWESWRRQWYLDLAPKAADLSRSGITAVWFPPPTESVAPQGYMPSDLYNLNSAYGSEEELKHCIEEMRNHDLLTLGDVVLNHRCAQKQSPNGVWNIFGGKLSWGPEAIVCDDPNFQGRGNPSSGDIFHAAPNVDHSQDFVRRDIKEWLNWLRNDIGFDGWRLDFARGFSGAYVKEYIEASNPAFAIGEYWDSLAYEGGNLCYNQDAHRQRIVNWINATGGTSSAFDVTTKGILHSALHNQYWRLIDPQGKPTGVMGWWPSRAVTFLENHDTGSTQGHWPFPRDKLMQGYAYILTHPGTPVIFYDHFYDFGIRDVITELIEARRRGGIHCRSPLKILHANDDGYVAKVGETLVMKLGHFDWNPSKEVHLDGSWQKFVDKGSDYQLWLRQ; via the exons ATGAGCTCAGCTACTTTCTTATGCAACCAGCATGTTTTGTGCGGCGTGCAATATCGACGCGGTTTCTATTTTGCGCTCAATCGGCAGCCACTTATTGAAAAGAG AAAACTATTAGGTGCGGATGCTCGGTTCCACAGATCAAGATATGTTGTTTGTTCCATTACG TTACTATTGGAATTGCAGAGTGATTCTGGAGACATTCGACCAACGTTTGTTGATGAGGAGAGTAGTAAACCATCGGAGAATATTGAGTTCCAGCAGACTGATGGAGATGAACTTTTAGCAGCTCAGATTGCACTAGCTGATGCCCGAGCCCGCGAACAAGCATTTGAAAAGGAGAGGGGTATATTGCTTGAGAAATTGGGTCAAGCGGAAGCCAAACAACATGAGTATGCAACTGCTATAATGCATGAAAAGGAGATGGTCGTAGCAGAACTCGAGGCTGCAAAAGACCTTTTTCATAAGAAGCTGCAGGAGTCTGTAGATGAGAAATTCGACTTAAAGTCCAAGCTTATCCTTGCAAAACAAGATGCTGTTGAACTTGCAGTTCAAGTCGAGAAGTTAGCTGAGATTGCTTTCCAGCAGGCCATGTCTCACATTTTAGAAGACACCCAACTGAGAGTTTCTGCTGCTGAAACTTCTGCAGCAGATGCTACTTACCAGATTGAGGAACAAATTCGAAGTGCGACTGAGGGCACCTTACTTTCCATAGTTGATCAGGGAAAATCTGCCATAGCTAAGGCTTTAGCTGTTGCCAAAGTAGCTGATGATCGTGCAAAACGTTATGTGGCGGCTCCTATGGATGATTCGAAATTAATTGATGAAATTGCATCAATCAAGTTTCAGAATGTTAAGTTACAACAAGAAATGTATGATTTACAATCTCAACTACTGGTTTACGAAAATGACTTCAACAAG GAGTCGAACAGGAAATCAGCTCTTAAGCAGCAGGGGGAACTCAAATTgttgtttaataaaataaaagaggatGCTGTGGAAAGAGGGAACGCAACATCAAATGCTTTCAAGGCAGAGTTGGAAACTCTCAAGTCTGCTGTTCAAGCAGCAAAAGAAACAGCCCGGTCCAAAGATGAGGCTTCTTTACGAAGATCTGAAGCATTGCAAAGATCTCTGAGAGCATCTGAAGCTGCCTCTATAATGTGGAGGCGAAGAGCAGAATTAGCAGAAACGTTGTTGTTGAAGCAAGTTCCACTTGGAGAAAGGAATGAGGATTCAACTTATGTGGTTAATGGTGGGCGAGTAGACCTTCTAATGGAtgataattcaagaaaactgaaactactGACTGATGGTCCTCGCAGAGAGATACCTGAGTGGATGTTAAGAAGGATTCAATCCATCTGTCCTAGGTTTCCCCCTAGGAAAACCAGTTTATCCGAAGCCAAAATATCAAACTTCAAAACTTTGGAGTTGCCTAAACCTGACGAAGTATGGTCCATCGCACTAGAAAAGCCAAAGGAAGGAGATACTCTGGTTGAGCATGTGATGGAAAAAGAAGTTATTGAAAAGAAACGGAAAGCTTTGGAACGTGCTCTTCAAAGAAAAACTATTCAGTGGCAGAGAACTGCTGAAGAGACAAAACTAG AGCCAGGAACTGGTACCGGACGTGAGATAGTG TTTCAAGGTTTCAACTGGGAGAGCTGGAGAAGACAGTGGTACCTCGACCTGGCTCCTAAGGCTGCTGATTTGTCACGCTCTGGCATAACTGCAGTATGGTTCCCACCACCCACAGAATCTGTTGCACCACAAG GTTATATGCCATCTGACCTGTACAACCTCAATTCAGCTTATGGTTCTGAAGAAGAATTAAAGCATTGTATAGAGGAAATGCGTAATCATGATCTCCTG ACCCTGGGAGATGTTGTACTGAATCACCGATGTGCTCAGAAGCAG AGTCCTAATGGAGTGTGGAATATATTTGGAGGCAAGCTTTCCTGGGGGCCTGAAGCAATTGTATGTGATGACCCAAATTTCCAAGGACGTGGCAATCCCTCTAGTG GTGATATTTTTCATGCGGCACCAAATGTTGATCACTCACAGGATTTTGTACGAAGAGACATAAAAGAGTGGCTAAACTGGCTCAGAAATGATATTGGGTTTGACGGATGGCGGCTGGATTTTGCTAG GGGCTTCTCTGGTGCTTATGTAAAAGAATATATCGAAGCTTCAAATCCTGCATTTGCCATTGGAGAATACTGGGATAGCCTTGCTTATGAAGGTGGTAATTTATGTTATAATCAAG ATGCTCATCGACAACGCATTGTTAACTGGATCAATGCTACTGGGGGTACCTCTTCAGCATTTGATGTCACAACAAAG GGTATCCTTCATTCCGCCTTGCATAACCAGTATTGGCGATTAATTGATCCTCAAGGGAAACCTACAGGAGTAATGGGATGGTGGCCTTCTCGTGCTGTCACATTCTTGGAGAATCATGATACTGGATCGACACAG GGTCATTGGCCATTTCCAAGGGATAAGCTTATGCAAGGATATGCATACATCTTAACGCATCCTGGGACT CCTGTCATATTCTACGACCACTTCTACGATTTTGGAATCCGGGACGTAATAACTGAACTGATTGAAGCTCGGAGGCGGGGTGGAATCCACTGCCGCAGCCCATTGAAAATACTCCATGCAAACGACGATGGGTACGTTGCTAAAGTTGGAGAAACACTGGTGATGAAGCTTGGACATTTTGATTGGAACCCttccaaggaagttcacttggATGGGAGCTGGCAGAAGTTTGTGGACAAAGGGTCAGACTATCAACTGTGGTTGAGGCAATAA
- the LOC121759393 gene encoding uncharacterized protein LOC121759393 isoform X2: protein MSSATFLCNQHVLCGVQYRRGFYFALNRQPLIEKRKLLGADARFHRSRYVVCSITSDSGDIRPTFVDEESSKPSENIEFQQTDGDELLAAQIALADARAREQAFEKERGILLEKLGQAEAKQHEYATAIMHEKEMVVAELEAAKDLFHKKLQESVDEKFDLKSKLILAKQDAVELAVQVEKLAEIAFQQAMSHILEDTQLRVSAAETSAADATYQIEEQIRSATEGTLLSIVDQGKSAIAKALAVAKVADDRAKRYVAAPMDDSKLIDEIASIKFQNVKLQQEMYDLQSQLLVYENDFNKVRLELDHSRQQATAYELQARDAEKNLVEFQESNRKSALKQQGELKLLFNKIKEDAVERGNATSNAFKAELETLKSAVQAAKETARSKDEASLRRSEALQRSLRASEAASIMWRRRAELAETLLLKQVPLGERNEDSTYVVNGGRVDLLMDDNSRKLKLLTDGPRREIPEWMLRRIQSICPRFPPRKTSLSEAKISNFKTLELPKPDEVWSIALEKPKEGDTLVEHVMEKEVIEKKRKALERALQRKTIQWQRTAEETKLEPGTGTGREIVFQGFNWESWRRQWYLDLAPKAADLSRSGITAVWFPPPTESVAPQGYMPSDLYNLNSAYGSEEELKHCIEEMRNHDLLTLGDVVLNHRCAQKQSPNGVWNIFGGKLSWGPEAIVCDDPNFQGRGNPSSGDIFHAAPNVDHSQDFVRRDIKEWLNWLRNDIGFDGWRLDFARGFSGAYVKEYIEASNPAFAIGEYWDSLAYEGGNLCYNQDAHRQRIVNWINATGGTSSAFDVTTKGILHSALHNQYWRLIDPQGKPTGVMGWWPSRAVTFLENHDTGSTQGHWPFPRDKLMQGYAYILTHPGTPVIFYDHFYDFGIRDVITELIEARRRGGIHCRSPLKILHANDDGYVAKVGETLVMKLGHFDWNPSKEVHLDGSWQKFVDKGSDYQLWLRQ, encoded by the exons ATGAGCTCAGCTACTTTCTTATGCAACCAGCATGTTTTGTGCGGCGTGCAATATCGACGCGGTTTCTATTTTGCGCTCAATCGGCAGCCACTTATTGAAAAGAG AAAACTATTAGGTGCGGATGCTCGGTTCCACAGATCAAGATATGTTGTTTGTTCCATTACG AGTGATTCTGGAGACATTCGACCAACGTTTGTTGATGAGGAGAGTAGTAAACCATCGGAGAATATTGAGTTCCAGCAGACTGATGGAGATGAACTTTTAGCAGCTCAGATTGCACTAGCTGATGCCCGAGCCCGCGAACAAGCATTTGAAAAGGAGAGGGGTATATTGCTTGAGAAATTGGGTCAAGCGGAAGCCAAACAACATGAGTATGCAACTGCTATAATGCATGAAAAGGAGATGGTCGTAGCAGAACTCGAGGCTGCAAAAGACCTTTTTCATAAGAAGCTGCAGGAGTCTGTAGATGAGAAATTCGACTTAAAGTCCAAGCTTATCCTTGCAAAACAAGATGCTGTTGAACTTGCAGTTCAAGTCGAGAAGTTAGCTGAGATTGCTTTCCAGCAGGCCATGTCTCACATTTTAGAAGACACCCAACTGAGAGTTTCTGCTGCTGAAACTTCTGCAGCAGATGCTACTTACCAGATTGAGGAACAAATTCGAAGTGCGACTGAGGGCACCTTACTTTCCATAGTTGATCAGGGAAAATCTGCCATAGCTAAGGCTTTAGCTGTTGCCAAAGTAGCTGATGATCGTGCAAAACGTTATGTGGCGGCTCCTATGGATGATTCGAAATTAATTGATGAAATTGCATCAATCAAGTTTCAGAATGTTAAGTTACAACAAGAAATGTATGATTTACAATCTCAACTACTGGTTTACGAAAATGACTTCAACAAGGTGAGGTTAGAATTAGATCACAGCCGCCAGCAAGCGACTGCTTATGAACTCCAAGCACGTGATGCTGAGAAAAATCTGGTTGAGTTTCAGGAGTCGAACAGGAAATCAGCTCTTAAGCAGCAGGGGGAACTCAAATTgttgtttaataaaataaaagaggatGCTGTGGAAAGAGGGAACGCAACATCAAATGCTTTCAAGGCAGAGTTGGAAACTCTCAAGTCTGCTGTTCAAGCAGCAAAAGAAACAGCCCGGTCCAAAGATGAGGCTTCTTTACGAAGATCTGAAGCATTGCAAAGATCTCTGAGAGCATCTGAAGCTGCCTCTATAATGTGGAGGCGAAGAGCAGAATTAGCAGAAACGTTGTTGTTGAAGCAAGTTCCACTTGGAGAAAGGAATGAGGATTCAACTTATGTGGTTAATGGTGGGCGAGTAGACCTTCTAATGGAtgataattcaagaaaactgaaactactGACTGATGGTCCTCGCAGAGAGATACCTGAGTGGATGTTAAGAAGGATTCAATCCATCTGTCCTAGGTTTCCCCCTAGGAAAACCAGTTTATCCGAAGCCAAAATATCAAACTTCAAAACTTTGGAGTTGCCTAAACCTGACGAAGTATGGTCCATCGCACTAGAAAAGCCAAAGGAAGGAGATACTCTGGTTGAGCATGTGATGGAAAAAGAAGTTATTGAAAAGAAACGGAAAGCTTTGGAACGTGCTCTTCAAAGAAAAACTATTCAGTGGCAGAGAACTGCTGAAGAGACAAAACTAG AGCCAGGAACTGGTACCGGACGTGAGATAGTG TTTCAAGGTTTCAACTGGGAGAGCTGGAGAAGACAGTGGTACCTCGACCTGGCTCCTAAGGCTGCTGATTTGTCACGCTCTGGCATAACTGCAGTATGGTTCCCACCACCCACAGAATCTGTTGCACCACAAG GTTATATGCCATCTGACCTGTACAACCTCAATTCAGCTTATGGTTCTGAAGAAGAATTAAAGCATTGTATAGAGGAAATGCGTAATCATGATCTCCTG ACCCTGGGAGATGTTGTACTGAATCACCGATGTGCTCAGAAGCAG AGTCCTAATGGAGTGTGGAATATATTTGGAGGCAAGCTTTCCTGGGGGCCTGAAGCAATTGTATGTGATGACCCAAATTTCCAAGGACGTGGCAATCCCTCTAGTG GTGATATTTTTCATGCGGCACCAAATGTTGATCACTCACAGGATTTTGTACGAAGAGACATAAAAGAGTGGCTAAACTGGCTCAGAAATGATATTGGGTTTGACGGATGGCGGCTGGATTTTGCTAG GGGCTTCTCTGGTGCTTATGTAAAAGAATATATCGAAGCTTCAAATCCTGCATTTGCCATTGGAGAATACTGGGATAGCCTTGCTTATGAAGGTGGTAATTTATGTTATAATCAAG ATGCTCATCGACAACGCATTGTTAACTGGATCAATGCTACTGGGGGTACCTCTTCAGCATTTGATGTCACAACAAAG GGTATCCTTCATTCCGCCTTGCATAACCAGTATTGGCGATTAATTGATCCTCAAGGGAAACCTACAGGAGTAATGGGATGGTGGCCTTCTCGTGCTGTCACATTCTTGGAGAATCATGATACTGGATCGACACAG GGTCATTGGCCATTTCCAAGGGATAAGCTTATGCAAGGATATGCATACATCTTAACGCATCCTGGGACT CCTGTCATATTCTACGACCACTTCTACGATTTTGGAATCCGGGACGTAATAACTGAACTGATTGAAGCTCGGAGGCGGGGTGGAATCCACTGCCGCAGCCCATTGAAAATACTCCATGCAAACGACGATGGGTACGTTGCTAAAGTTGGAGAAACACTGGTGATGAAGCTTGGACATTTTGATTGGAACCCttccaaggaagttcacttggATGGGAGCTGGCAGAAGTTTGTGGACAAAGGGTCAGACTATCAACTGTGGTTGAGGCAATAA